In the Flavobacterium pallidum genome, one interval contains:
- a CDS encoding sensor histidine kinase: MNTTAFGIVIAFLFVLLILAFCVLLIRLYFIKIKKYTAQLYQKDIDFQKNLNTAILETQEQVFNNISKDLHDDAGQQLTYINLQIENLKLDSEKLQQILDPLTASVNRLSVSIRDISHSLDQRLLTRQDLFQTMEHELKRLEKNPHFNLEYTISNTSGKVFSTNEKIFIFRIFQEAINNACKHSGAAKLEVRVVTSPYFEMIISDNGRGFEKTDSATSGLHNMRHRAESIGYGLDISSVLGKGTIVTLSEKNT; this comes from the coding sequence GTGAACACCACAGCTTTCGGAATTGTCATTGCATTTTTATTTGTTTTGCTGATCCTTGCCTTCTGTGTACTCTTAATCCGCCTGTATTTTATCAAAATCAAAAAATACACCGCGCAGCTGTACCAGAAGGACATTGATTTCCAGAAAAACCTCAATACGGCTATACTCGAAACCCAGGAACAGGTTTTTAATAACATCTCAAAAGACCTCCATGACGATGCCGGCCAGCAGCTCACTTACATCAATCTCCAGATTGAAAACCTAAAGCTCGACTCGGAGAAACTGCAGCAAATACTGGACCCGCTGACGGCATCCGTGAACAGGCTTTCCGTGTCAATCCGCGACATCAGCCATTCCCTTGACCAACGACTGCTCACGCGCCAGGACCTTTTCCAGACGATGGAGCATGAATTGAAACGGCTGGAGAAAAATCCGCATTTCAACCTGGAATATACCATTAGCAACACATCGGGAAAAGTTTTCAGTACCAACGAGAAAATCTTCATCTTCCGTATTTTCCAGGAGGCCATAAACAATGCCTGCAAGCATTCAGGCGCTGCAAAACTTGAGGTACGCGTCGTCACTTCCCCTTATTTTGAGATGATCATTTCCGATAATGGCAGGGGCTTTGAAAAAACGGATTCAGCGACAAGCGGCCTCCATAATATGCGGCACCGCGCGGAAAGCATAGGATATGGGCTTGATATCAGTTCCGTGCTTGGTAAAGGTACTATTGTCACACTATCTGAAAAAAACACCTGA
- the ypfJ gene encoding KPN_02809 family neutral zinc metallopeptidase has product MKWFGHRESGNMEDRRGMSGGGKAVAGGGILAVIAIIYSLLTGGDPSQLLQQVDTGTAQEQTRPLTSDEQELGKFMRVVLADTEEVWGKLFEEQGMTYEPPTLVLFNDGVSTGCGDAMSAAGPFYCPEDRKVYMDMVFFTELQSRFGAKGGDFAIAYVLAHEIGHHVQNLLGTSGRIHDLQQQTSESGANRLSVGLELQADFYAGIWAHYSEQRNKWLEAGDIEEALSAANAVGDDALQKRLQGHVVPDSFTHGTSAQRMMWFRKGFEGGDLQDGAALTE; this is encoded by the coding sequence ATGAAATGGTTCGGACACCGCGAAAGCGGCAATATGGAAGACCGCCGCGGCATGTCCGGAGGTGGGAAAGCGGTGGCTGGCGGCGGAATACTTGCTGTCATTGCAATAATATACAGCCTGCTTACCGGCGGCGACCCTTCACAATTGCTGCAACAGGTGGATACAGGGACTGCACAGGAGCAAACAAGACCCTTAACATCGGACGAGCAGGAGCTCGGTAAATTTATGCGCGTAGTCCTTGCCGATACCGAAGAGGTGTGGGGCAAATTGTTTGAAGAACAAGGCATGACCTATGAACCGCCCACGCTCGTTTTGTTTAACGATGGTGTCAGTACCGGCTGCGGAGATGCTATGTCGGCTGCGGGACCGTTCTATTGCCCCGAAGACCGCAAGGTGTATATGGACATGGTGTTTTTTACAGAATTGCAGTCGCGTTTCGGTGCCAAAGGGGGTGATTTTGCCATTGCCTATGTGCTCGCCCATGAGATAGGGCACCATGTGCAGAACCTGCTCGGCACTTCGGGCAGGATACACGACCTGCAACAGCAAACAAGCGAAAGCGGTGCCAACAGATTATCGGTAGGGCTTGAACTCCAGGCTGATTTTTATGCTGGCATCTGGGCGCACTACAGCGAGCAACGCAATAAGTGGCTTGAAGCCGGAGACATTGAGGAAGCGCTCAGTGCCGCCAATGCTGTGGGTGATGATGCGTTGCAGAAAAGGCTTCAGGGACATGTGGTACCGGATTCATTTACCCATGGCACTTCGGCGCAGCGCATGATGTGGTTCAGGAAAGGTTTTGAGGGTGGTGATTTGCAGGATGGTGCGGCTTTGACGGAATAA
- a CDS encoding carboxypeptidase-like regulatory domain-containing protein — protein sequence MKKIYLLFALLAGTAIFAFSPAATPATVSRMVNPVKDTLCEIQLNVTVRDASLGNPVPGANLILKDASENVLETKIADADGRASFTVACSRDYTVGAYGDGFNGNSVLLSVPPDSKSPVLLDIPLQAIGEMIKSSGGHLLDFKVRVFNPKKTPLNIRFGPDSKNMQTIAIAGGAVWESPAFPTDQKLQLWVTTNKVVKKYVTLPGKAYQLVYDKVKKVYGIEEVVVEE from the coding sequence ATGAAAAAAATATACCTGCTGTTTGCCTTACTGGCAGGCACCGCCATATTTGCATTTTCGCCTGCAGCAACTCCCGCGACAGTTTCAAGGATGGTAAATCCGGTGAAGGACACGCTCTGTGAGATACAGCTTAATGTCACCGTACGCGATGCCAGCCTCGGCAATCCGGTTCCGGGTGCAAACCTCATCCTTAAGGATGCCAGCGAAAATGTGCTCGAAACGAAAATAGCCGATGCCGACGGCCGTGCCAGTTTTACGGTAGCCTGTAGCCGTGATTATACTGTTGGGGCTTACGGCGATGGTTTTAACGGTAACAGTGTCCTGCTGTCCGTTCCGCCGGATTCCAAATCGCCTGTGCTGCTCGATATCCCGTTACAGGCTATAGGCGAAATGATCAAGAGCTCGGGCGGCCACCTGCTCGATTTCAAGGTAAGGGTATTCAACCCCAAAAAGACACCCCTGAACATCCGTTTCGGGCCTGACAGCAAAAATATGCAAACTATTGCAATTGCAGGAGGCGCTGTCTGGGAAAGCCCGGCCTTCCCCACAGACCAGAAGTTGCAGTTGTGGGTCACTACAAATAAAGTAGTCAAAAAATATGTTACACTGCCCGGTAAGGCATACCAGTTGGTGTACGACAAGGTGAAGAAGGTGTATGGGATTGAGGAAGTGGTGGTGGAGGAGTGA
- a CDS encoding response regulator: MEKTTICIIDDHKIVRHGLKELLQKMGRYSVDLEFENGAEFLSALPLGNAPQLFILDYSMPVMNGIEVLQALEERDEEYRVLLLTQHFDEDIIDAAYHHGARGFLHKNCTAAELQFAIENILTIGYNNITEILKRVRHYNSGRNERSINIVLSGREADFLKLVCDERELTYDQMADIMNVSVKSIEAYRTALFERYNIKSKVGLVLFSFRHKLTPPFT, encoded by the coding sequence ATGGAAAAAACTACCATATGTATTATCGACGACCATAAGATCGTAAGGCACGGTCTTAAGGAATTGCTGCAGAAAATGGGGCGCTATTCCGTTGACCTTGAATTTGAAAACGGAGCCGAATTTCTTTCTGCATTACCGTTGGGAAATGCGCCGCAATTGTTCATCCTCGATTATTCCATGCCGGTTATGAATGGCATCGAAGTGCTCCAGGCACTGGAAGAGCGCGATGAGGAATACAGGGTACTGCTGCTGACACAGCATTTTGACGAAGATATTATTGATGCCGCATACCACCATGGTGCCAGAGGATTCCTGCATAAAAACTGTACAGCAGCCGAATTGCAATTTGCCATTGAAAATATCCTGACAATCGGTTACAACAATATTACTGAAATTCTTAAGCGGGTCAGGCATTATAACAGTGGCCGCAATGAACGTTCAATTAATATTGTATTATCAGGCAGGGAAGCTGATTTCCTCAAACTGGTTTGCGATGAGCGTGAATTGACTTATGACCAGATGGCAGACATCATGAATGTATCCGTAAAATCTATTGAAGCGTACCGCACAGCGCTTTTCGAGCGATACAATATTAAATCAAAAGTGGGATTGGTATTGTTTTCATTCCGCCACAAGCTAACGCCGCCTTTTACATGA